One genomic segment of Terriglobia bacterium includes these proteins:
- a CDS encoding PadR family transcriptional regulator, translated as MNPTDETNEFPLPLTAAMFQVLLSLADGEKHGYAILKDVAEQTHGEVKLSTGTLYGIIKRLLAEGMVLECRRRPAREHDDARRRYYQLTDWGRQVAVSEAERMEKLIVMARVKHLLKAPKPA; from the coding sequence ATGAACCCGACAGATGAAACGAACGAGTTCCCATTGCCTCTGACCGCGGCCATGTTTCAGGTGCTGCTGTCACTGGCTGACGGGGAGAAGCATGGTTATGCCATCCTGAAGGACGTGGCCGAACAGACCCACGGCGAAGTCAAACTCAGTACCGGAACCTTGTACGGGATCATCAAGCGCCTGCTTGCGGAAGGGATGGTCCTCGAGTGCCGGCGCCGCCCGGCGCGCGAGCACGACGACGCCCGCCGGCGTTACTACCAGCTGACCGACTGGGGTCGCCAGGTCGCGGTCTCCGAGGCGGAGCGCATGGAAAAGCTGATCGTGATGGCCCGCGTGAAACACCTGCTGAAGGCGCCGAAACCTGCCTGA